A window of the Hypomesus transpacificus isolate Combined female chromosome 10, fHypTra1, whole genome shotgun sequence genome harbors these coding sequences:
- the tox gene encoding thymocyte selection-associated high mobility group box protein TOX isoform X4: MLVCVCVCVCVTPLIKSSLLLCLQYDSETMYLGMQEAGLDFMPANQFRVPPSPHQSQQSAPSPHQSQQSAKQTGPASWRRDGPPSHHDGHRLHWSYPGLGDEDFNIPPITPPTIPEHMLHPHLPESESGTYHPLASQSGMHPFHLQGMDLPGVNGSSMMSQDGGLLSQDGGMMSSTLSVMQQMVNSRYTSNQQSMEALRPRNQSGMGQQTQLTTINQSQLGLSGNTHNSPSPPGSKSATPSPSSSVHEDDNDESVKAEKRPAVEAPKPKPKTPKKKKKKDPNEPQKPVSAYALFFRDTQAAIKGQNPNATFGEVSKIVASMWDGLGEEQKQEYKKKTETAKKEYLKQLAAYRASLVSQSYSEPGEVKMSQSPSMLGSKPPVYHGAGQPAPHQHPHPHSHPGLYMSHPYHHPSHPQHHPSHPQHHPHPQHHQAGLSPHLGLSRGVAPRPSGPHSGGLSLGNMAAASPPPLQISPPLHSHAHLGLHHQQQHSGHSLSLHSPSMGQGFPLQTEFQNMINMSPSGGQGMSPPMEYGRSAPGQQLDWNEFSGNGTHQRDKLLFLT, from the exons atgcttgtatgtgtgtgtgtgtgtgtgtgtgtgacacctttAATAAAGTCATCTCTTCTTCTGTGTTTACAGTACGACAGTGAGACCATGTACCTGGGTATGCAGGAGGCGGGCCTAGACTTCATGCCAGCCAATCAG TTCCGCGtgccacccagcccccaccaatcCCAGCAGAGcgcacccagcccccaccaatcCCAGCAGAGCGCCAAGCAGACAGGCCCCGCCTCCTGGAGAAGAGATGGCCCCCCTTCTCACCACGACGGCCACAGGCTGCactgg TCCTACCCTGGCTTGGGAGATGAGGACTTCAACATCCCCCCCATCACTCCCCCCACCATCCCCGAACACATGCTGCACCCTCACCTACCAGAGTCTGAGTCTGGGACATACCACCCGCTGGCCTCCCAGAGCGGCATGCACCCCTTCCACCTGCAGGGAATGGACCTGCCCGGAGTCAACGGCTCCAGCATGATGAGCCAAGATGGCGGCCTGCTGAGCCAAGATGGAGGCATGATGTCCAGCACCCTGTCTGTG atGCAGCAGATGGTAAACTCCAGGTACACCAGCAACCAGCAGTCAATGGAGGCCCTGAGACCCAGGAACCAATCAGGTATGGGGCAGCAGACTCAGCTGACCACCATAAACCAATCACAGCTCGGACTGAGCGGGAACACCCAcaattccccctctcctccaggaagcAAGTCGGCCacgccctctccctccagctctgtgCACGAGGATGATAACGACGAGTCAGTAAAG GCTGAGAAGAGACCAGCGGTGGAGGCCCCCAAGCCCAAACCCAAGActcccaagaagaagaagaagaaggaccCTAACGAGCCTCAGAAGCCTGTGTCGGCCTACGCCCTCTTCTTCAGGGACACGCAGGCGGCCATTAAGGGCCAAAACCCCAACGCCACCTTCGGGGAGGTGTCCAAGATCGTGGCGTCCATGTGGGACGGGCTGGGAGAGGAGcagaaacag GAATACAAGAAGAAAACAGAGACGGCCAAAAAGGAATACCTGAAGCAGCTGGCAGCTTACAGAGCCAGCCTGGTATCCCAG AGCTACAGCGAGCCAGGGGAGGTGAAGATGTCCCAGTCCCCCTCCATGTTAGGATCCAAACCCCCCGTCTACCACGGGGCAGGACAGCCTGCGCCGCaccagcacccccacccccactcccacccaGGCCTTTACATGAGCCACCcttaccaccacccctcccacccccagcaccacccctcccacccccagcaccacccccatccccagcaCCACCAGGCCGGCCTCAGCCCCCACCTTGGCCTCTCCAGGGGGGTGGCTCCCCGGCCCAGTGGACCCCACTCAGGAGGGCTCTCTCTGggcaacatggctgccgcctcaccccctcctctccagattagtcctcccctccacagtcACGCTCACCTGGGGCTGCatcaccagcagcagcacagtggaCATAGCCTCTCCCTGCACTCTCCTTCTATGGGACAG gggTTCCCTCTGCAGACAGAGTTTCAGAACATGATCAACATGTCTCCCTCTGGAGGTCAGGGCATGTCCCCTCCCATGGAGTATGGCCGAAGCGCCCCGGGACAGCAGCTGGACTGGAACGAGTTCTCCGGTAACGG AACTCACCAGAGAGACAAACTGCTATTCCTGACCTGA
- the tox gene encoding thymocyte selection-associated high mobility group box protein TOX isoform X2 gives MLVCVCVCVCVTPLIKSSLLLCLQYDSETMYLGMQEAGLDFMPANQFRVPPSPHQSQQSAPSPHQSQQSAKQTGPASWRRDGPPSHHDGHRLHWSYPGLGDEDFNIPPITPPTIPEHMLHPHLPESESGTYHPLASQSGMHPFHLQGMDLPGVNGSSMMSQDGGLLSQDGGMMSSTLSVMQQMVNSRYTSNQQSMEALRPRNQSGMGQQTQLTTINQSQLGLSGNTHNSPSPPGSKSATPSPSSSVHEDDNDESVKQAEKRPAVEAPKPKPKTPKKKKKKDPNEPQKPVSAYALFFRDTQAAIKGQNPNATFGEVSKIVASMWDGLGEEQKQEYKKKTETAKKEYLKQLAAYRASLVSQSYSEPGEVKMSQSPSMLGSKPPVYHGAGQPAPHQHPHPHSHPGLYMSHPYHHPSHPQHHPSHPQHHPHPQHHQAGLSPHLGLSRGVAPRPSGPHSGGLSLGNMAAASPPPLQISPPLHSHAHLGLHHQQQHSGHSLSLHSPSMGQGFPLQTEFQNMINMSPSGGQGMSPPMEYGRSAPGQQLDWNEFSGNGTHQRDKLLFLT, from the exons atgcttgtatgtgtgtgtgtgtgtgtgtgtgtgacacctttAATAAAGTCATCTCTTCTTCTGTGTTTACAGTACGACAGTGAGACCATGTACCTGGGTATGCAGGAGGCGGGCCTAGACTTCATGCCAGCCAATCAG TTCCGCGtgccacccagcccccaccaatcCCAGCAGAGcgcacccagcccccaccaatcCCAGCAGAGCGCCAAGCAGACAGGCCCCGCCTCCTGGAGAAGAGATGGCCCCCCTTCTCACCACGACGGCCACAGGCTGCactgg TCCTACCCTGGCTTGGGAGATGAGGACTTCAACATCCCCCCCATCACTCCCCCCACCATCCCCGAACACATGCTGCACCCTCACCTACCAGAGTCTGAGTCTGGGACATACCACCCGCTGGCCTCCCAGAGCGGCATGCACCCCTTCCACCTGCAGGGAATGGACCTGCCCGGAGTCAACGGCTCCAGCATGATGAGCCAAGATGGCGGCCTGCTGAGCCAAGATGGAGGCATGATGTCCAGCACCCTGTCTGTG atGCAGCAGATGGTAAACTCCAGGTACACCAGCAACCAGCAGTCAATGGAGGCCCTGAGACCCAGGAACCAATCAGGTATGGGGCAGCAGACTCAGCTGACCACCATAAACCAATCACAGCTCGGACTGAGCGGGAACACCCAcaattccccctctcctccaggaagcAAGTCGGCCacgccctctccctccagctctgtgCACGAGGATGATAACGACGAGTCAGTAAAG CAGGCTGAGAAGAGACCAGCGGTGGAGGCCCCCAAGCCCAAACCCAAGActcccaagaagaagaagaagaaggaccCTAACGAGCCTCAGAAGCCTGTGTCGGCCTACGCCCTCTTCTTCAGGGACACGCAGGCGGCCATTAAGGGCCAAAACCCCAACGCCACCTTCGGGGAGGTGTCCAAGATCGTGGCGTCCATGTGGGACGGGCTGGGAGAGGAGcagaaacag GAATACAAGAAGAAAACAGAGACGGCCAAAAAGGAATACCTGAAGCAGCTGGCAGCTTACAGAGCCAGCCTGGTATCCCAG AGCTACAGCGAGCCAGGGGAGGTGAAGATGTCCCAGTCCCCCTCCATGTTAGGATCCAAACCCCCCGTCTACCACGGGGCAGGACAGCCTGCGCCGCaccagcacccccacccccactcccacccaGGCCTTTACATGAGCCACCcttaccaccacccctcccacccccagcaccacccctcccacccccagcaccacccccatccccagcaCCACCAGGCCGGCCTCAGCCCCCACCTTGGCCTCTCCAGGGGGGTGGCTCCCCGGCCCAGTGGACCCCACTCAGGAGGGCTCTCTCTGggcaacatggctgccgcctcaccccctcctctccagattagtcctcccctccacagtcACGCTCACCTGGGGCTGCatcaccagcagcagcacagtggaCATAGCCTCTCCCTGCACTCTCCTTCTATGGGACAG gggTTCCCTCTGCAGACAGAGTTTCAGAACATGATCAACATGTCTCCCTCTGGAGGTCAGGGCATGTCCCCTCCCATGGAGTATGGCCGAAGCGCCCCGGGACAGCAGCTGGACTGGAACGAGTTCTCCGGTAACGG AACTCACCAGAGAGACAAACTGCTATTCCTGACCTGA
- the tox gene encoding thymocyte selection-associated high mobility group box protein TOX isoform X3, with the protein MLVCVCVCVCVTPLIKSSLLLCLQYDSETMYLGMQEAGLDFMPANQFRVPPSPHQSQQSAPSPHQSQQSAKQTGPASWRRDGPPSHHDGHRLHWSYPGLGDEDFNIPPITPPTIPEHMLHPHLPESESGTYHPLASQSGMHPFHLQGMDLPGVNGSSMMSQDGGLLSQDGGMMSSTLSVMQQMVNSRYTSNQQSMEALRPRNQSGMGQQTQLTTINQSQLGLSGNTHNSPSPPGSKSATPSPSSSVHEDDNDESVKAEKRPAVEAPKPKPKTPKKKKKKDPNEPQKPVSAYALFFRDTQAAIKGQNPNATFGEVSKIVASMWDGLGEEQKQEYKKKTETAKKEYLKQLAAYRASLVSQQSYSEPGEVKMSQSPSMLGSKPPVYHGAGQPAPHQHPHPHSHPGLYMSHPYHHPSHPQHHPSHPQHHPHPQHHQAGLSPHLGLSRGVAPRPSGPHSGGLSLGNMAAASPPPLQISPPLHSHAHLGLHHQQQHSGHSLSLHSPSMGQGFPLQTEFQNMINMSPSGGQGMSPPMEYGRSAPGQQLDWNEFSGNGTHQRDKLLFLT; encoded by the exons atgcttgtatgtgtgtgtgtgtgtgtgtgtgtgacacctttAATAAAGTCATCTCTTCTTCTGTGTTTACAGTACGACAGTGAGACCATGTACCTGGGTATGCAGGAGGCGGGCCTAGACTTCATGCCAGCCAATCAG TTCCGCGtgccacccagcccccaccaatcCCAGCAGAGcgcacccagcccccaccaatcCCAGCAGAGCGCCAAGCAGACAGGCCCCGCCTCCTGGAGAAGAGATGGCCCCCCTTCTCACCACGACGGCCACAGGCTGCactgg TCCTACCCTGGCTTGGGAGATGAGGACTTCAACATCCCCCCCATCACTCCCCCCACCATCCCCGAACACATGCTGCACCCTCACCTACCAGAGTCTGAGTCTGGGACATACCACCCGCTGGCCTCCCAGAGCGGCATGCACCCCTTCCACCTGCAGGGAATGGACCTGCCCGGAGTCAACGGCTCCAGCATGATGAGCCAAGATGGCGGCCTGCTGAGCCAAGATGGAGGCATGATGTCCAGCACCCTGTCTGTG atGCAGCAGATGGTAAACTCCAGGTACACCAGCAACCAGCAGTCAATGGAGGCCCTGAGACCCAGGAACCAATCAGGTATGGGGCAGCAGACTCAGCTGACCACCATAAACCAATCACAGCTCGGACTGAGCGGGAACACCCAcaattccccctctcctccaggaagcAAGTCGGCCacgccctctccctccagctctgtgCACGAGGATGATAACGACGAGTCAGTAAAG GCTGAGAAGAGACCAGCGGTGGAGGCCCCCAAGCCCAAACCCAAGActcccaagaagaagaagaagaaggaccCTAACGAGCCTCAGAAGCCTGTGTCGGCCTACGCCCTCTTCTTCAGGGACACGCAGGCGGCCATTAAGGGCCAAAACCCCAACGCCACCTTCGGGGAGGTGTCCAAGATCGTGGCGTCCATGTGGGACGGGCTGGGAGAGGAGcagaaacag GAATACAAGAAGAAAACAGAGACGGCCAAAAAGGAATACCTGAAGCAGCTGGCAGCTTACAGAGCCAGCCTGGTATCCCAG cAGAGCTACAGCGAGCCAGGGGAGGTGAAGATGTCCCAGTCCCCCTCCATGTTAGGATCCAAACCCCCCGTCTACCACGGGGCAGGACAGCCTGCGCCGCaccagcacccccacccccactcccacccaGGCCTTTACATGAGCCACCcttaccaccacccctcccacccccagcaccacccctcccacccccagcaccacccccatccccagcaCCACCAGGCCGGCCTCAGCCCCCACCTTGGCCTCTCCAGGGGGGTGGCTCCCCGGCCCAGTGGACCCCACTCAGGAGGGCTCTCTCTGggcaacatggctgccgcctcaccccctcctctccagattagtcctcccctccacagtcACGCTCACCTGGGGCTGCatcaccagcagcagcacagtggaCATAGCCTCTCCCTGCACTCTCCTTCTATGGGACAG gggTTCCCTCTGCAGACAGAGTTTCAGAACATGATCAACATGTCTCCCTCTGGAGGTCAGGGCATGTCCCCTCCCATGGAGTATGGCCGAAGCGCCCCGGGACAGCAGCTGGACTGGAACGAGTTCTCCGGTAACGG AACTCACCAGAGAGACAAACTGCTATTCCTGACCTGA
- the tox gene encoding thymocyte selection-associated high mobility group box protein TOX isoform X5, with translation MLVCVCVCVCVTPLIKSSLLLCLQYDSETMYLGMQEAGLDFMPANQFRVPPSPHQSQQSAPSPHQSQQSAKQTGPASWRRDGPPSHHDGHRLHWSYPGLGDEDFNIPPITPPTIPEHMLHPHLPESESGTYHPLASQSGMHPFHLQGMDLPGVNGSSMMSQDGGLLSQDGGMMSSTLSVMQQMVNSRYTSNQQSMEALRPRNQSGSKSATPSPSSSVHEDDNDESVKQAEKRPAVEAPKPKPKTPKKKKKKDPNEPQKPVSAYALFFRDTQAAIKGQNPNATFGEVSKIVASMWDGLGEEQKQEYKKKTETAKKEYLKQLAAYRASLVSQQSYSEPGEVKMSQSPSMLGSKPPVYHGAGQPAPHQHPHPHSHPGLYMSHPYHHPSHPQHHPSHPQHHPHPQHHQAGLSPHLGLSRGVAPRPSGPHSGGLSLGNMAAASPPPLQISPPLHSHAHLGLHHQQQHSGHSLSLHSPSMGQGFPLQTEFQNMINMSPSGGQGMSPPMEYGRSAPGQQLDWNEFSGNGTHQRDKLLFLT, from the exons atgcttgtatgtgtgtgtgtgtgtgtgtgtgtgacacctttAATAAAGTCATCTCTTCTTCTGTGTTTACAGTACGACAGTGAGACCATGTACCTGGGTATGCAGGAGGCGGGCCTAGACTTCATGCCAGCCAATCAG TTCCGCGtgccacccagcccccaccaatcCCAGCAGAGcgcacccagcccccaccaatcCCAGCAGAGCGCCAAGCAGACAGGCCCCGCCTCCTGGAGAAGAGATGGCCCCCCTTCTCACCACGACGGCCACAGGCTGCactgg TCCTACCCTGGCTTGGGAGATGAGGACTTCAACATCCCCCCCATCACTCCCCCCACCATCCCCGAACACATGCTGCACCCTCACCTACCAGAGTCTGAGTCTGGGACATACCACCCGCTGGCCTCCCAGAGCGGCATGCACCCCTTCCACCTGCAGGGAATGGACCTGCCCGGAGTCAACGGCTCCAGCATGATGAGCCAAGATGGCGGCCTGCTGAGCCAAGATGGAGGCATGATGTCCAGCACCCTGTCTGTG atGCAGCAGATGGTAAACTCCAGGTACACCAGCAACCAGCAGTCAATGGAGGCCCTGAGACCCAGGAACCAATCAG gaagcAAGTCGGCCacgccctctccctccagctctgtgCACGAGGATGATAACGACGAGTCAGTAAAG CAGGCTGAGAAGAGACCAGCGGTGGAGGCCCCCAAGCCCAAACCCAAGActcccaagaagaagaagaagaaggaccCTAACGAGCCTCAGAAGCCTGTGTCGGCCTACGCCCTCTTCTTCAGGGACACGCAGGCGGCCATTAAGGGCCAAAACCCCAACGCCACCTTCGGGGAGGTGTCCAAGATCGTGGCGTCCATGTGGGACGGGCTGGGAGAGGAGcagaaacag GAATACAAGAAGAAAACAGAGACGGCCAAAAAGGAATACCTGAAGCAGCTGGCAGCTTACAGAGCCAGCCTGGTATCCCAG cAGAGCTACAGCGAGCCAGGGGAGGTGAAGATGTCCCAGTCCCCCTCCATGTTAGGATCCAAACCCCCCGTCTACCACGGGGCAGGACAGCCTGCGCCGCaccagcacccccacccccactcccacccaGGCCTTTACATGAGCCACCcttaccaccacccctcccacccccagcaccacccctcccacccccagcaccacccccatccccagcaCCACCAGGCCGGCCTCAGCCCCCACCTTGGCCTCTCCAGGGGGGTGGCTCCCCGGCCCAGTGGACCCCACTCAGGAGGGCTCTCTCTGggcaacatggctgccgcctcaccccctcctctccagattagtcctcccctccacagtcACGCTCACCTGGGGCTGCatcaccagcagcagcacagtggaCATAGCCTCTCCCTGCACTCTCCTTCTATGGGACAG gggTTCCCTCTGCAGACAGAGTTTCAGAACATGATCAACATGTCTCCCTCTGGAGGTCAGGGCATGTCCCCTCCCATGGAGTATGGCCGAAGCGCCCCGGGACAGCAGCTGGACTGGAACGAGTTCTCCGGTAACGG AACTCACCAGAGAGACAAACTGCTATTCCTGACCTGA
- the tox gene encoding thymocyte selection-associated high mobility group box protein TOX isoform X1, which produces MLVCVCVCVCVTPLIKSSLLLCLQYDSETMYLGMQEAGLDFMPANQFRVPPSPHQSQQSAPSPHQSQQSAKQTGPASWRRDGPPSHHDGHRLHWSYPGLGDEDFNIPPITPPTIPEHMLHPHLPESESGTYHPLASQSGMHPFHLQGMDLPGVNGSSMMSQDGGLLSQDGGMMSSTLSVMQQMVNSRYTSNQQSMEALRPRNQSGMGQQTQLTTINQSQLGLSGNTHNSPSPPGSKSATPSPSSSVHEDDNDESVKQAEKRPAVEAPKPKPKTPKKKKKKDPNEPQKPVSAYALFFRDTQAAIKGQNPNATFGEVSKIVASMWDGLGEEQKQEYKKKTETAKKEYLKQLAAYRASLVSQQSYSEPGEVKMSQSPSMLGSKPPVYHGAGQPAPHQHPHPHSHPGLYMSHPYHHPSHPQHHPSHPQHHPHPQHHQAGLSPHLGLSRGVAPRPSGPHSGGLSLGNMAAASPPPLQISPPLHSHAHLGLHHQQQHSGHSLSLHSPSMGQGFPLQTEFQNMINMSPSGGQGMSPPMEYGRSAPGQQLDWNEFSGNGTHQRDKLLFLT; this is translated from the exons atgcttgtatgtgtgtgtgtgtgtgtgtgtgtgacacctttAATAAAGTCATCTCTTCTTCTGTGTTTACAGTACGACAGTGAGACCATGTACCTGGGTATGCAGGAGGCGGGCCTAGACTTCATGCCAGCCAATCAG TTCCGCGtgccacccagcccccaccaatcCCAGCAGAGcgcacccagcccccaccaatcCCAGCAGAGCGCCAAGCAGACAGGCCCCGCCTCCTGGAGAAGAGATGGCCCCCCTTCTCACCACGACGGCCACAGGCTGCactgg TCCTACCCTGGCTTGGGAGATGAGGACTTCAACATCCCCCCCATCACTCCCCCCACCATCCCCGAACACATGCTGCACCCTCACCTACCAGAGTCTGAGTCTGGGACATACCACCCGCTGGCCTCCCAGAGCGGCATGCACCCCTTCCACCTGCAGGGAATGGACCTGCCCGGAGTCAACGGCTCCAGCATGATGAGCCAAGATGGCGGCCTGCTGAGCCAAGATGGAGGCATGATGTCCAGCACCCTGTCTGTG atGCAGCAGATGGTAAACTCCAGGTACACCAGCAACCAGCAGTCAATGGAGGCCCTGAGACCCAGGAACCAATCAGGTATGGGGCAGCAGACTCAGCTGACCACCATAAACCAATCACAGCTCGGACTGAGCGGGAACACCCAcaattccccctctcctccaggaagcAAGTCGGCCacgccctctccctccagctctgtgCACGAGGATGATAACGACGAGTCAGTAAAG CAGGCTGAGAAGAGACCAGCGGTGGAGGCCCCCAAGCCCAAACCCAAGActcccaagaagaagaagaagaaggaccCTAACGAGCCTCAGAAGCCTGTGTCGGCCTACGCCCTCTTCTTCAGGGACACGCAGGCGGCCATTAAGGGCCAAAACCCCAACGCCACCTTCGGGGAGGTGTCCAAGATCGTGGCGTCCATGTGGGACGGGCTGGGAGAGGAGcagaaacag GAATACAAGAAGAAAACAGAGACGGCCAAAAAGGAATACCTGAAGCAGCTGGCAGCTTACAGAGCCAGCCTGGTATCCCAG cAGAGCTACAGCGAGCCAGGGGAGGTGAAGATGTCCCAGTCCCCCTCCATGTTAGGATCCAAACCCCCCGTCTACCACGGGGCAGGACAGCCTGCGCCGCaccagcacccccacccccactcccacccaGGCCTTTACATGAGCCACCcttaccaccacccctcccacccccagcaccacccctcccacccccagcaccacccccatccccagcaCCACCAGGCCGGCCTCAGCCCCCACCTTGGCCTCTCCAGGGGGGTGGCTCCCCGGCCCAGTGGACCCCACTCAGGAGGGCTCTCTCTGggcaacatggctgccgcctcaccccctcctctccagattagtcctcccctccacagtcACGCTCACCTGGGGCTGCatcaccagcagcagcacagtggaCATAGCCTCTCCCTGCACTCTCCTTCTATGGGACAG gggTTCCCTCTGCAGACAGAGTTTCAGAACATGATCAACATGTCTCCCTCTGGAGGTCAGGGCATGTCCCCTCCCATGGAGTATGGCCGAAGCGCCCCGGGACAGCAGCTGGACTGGAACGAGTTCTCCGGTAACGG AACTCACCAGAGAGACAAACTGCTATTCCTGACCTGA